Part of the Cryptosporangium arvum DSM 44712 genome, CGAGCTGGTTCGAGTGCGACGTCACCGACCAGGCGGCGCTGTCGGCGGCGGTCGAGCACACGCTGGCCGCGCACGGCGCGATCGACGTCGTCGTGGCGAACGCCGGGATCGCGAACCACGGCACGGTGGCCGTGACCCCGCCGGAATCCGTCGTCAAGGTCATCGAGGTGAATCTGCTCGGCGTGGTCCGCACGGTGACCGCGACGCTGCCCGCGATCACCGCCGGCCGCGGCCACTACCTGCTGATCTCGTCGGCGGCCGCGTTCGCGATGCTGCCCGGCCTGGCGCCCTACGCCGCGGCCAAGGCCGGGGTGGAGCAGTTCGCCAACTGCCTGCGGCTGGAGCTGGCCCACAAGGGTGTGACGGTCGGCTCGGCCCATCCGATCTGGATCGACACCGACATGGTGCGCTCGCTCGCCGCCGACCTGGGCACGTTCCGCGACGGGCTGCGCCGGGTGCCGGGGCCGCTCGGCCGCACGGTCTCGGTGGAGGACTGCGCGTCCGCGCTGCTCGACGGCATCACCCGGCGCTCCCGGAAGGTGTACGTCCCACGTTCGGTGGCGGTCCTGTCGGCGTTGCGGACGCTGATGCTGGGGCCGCTGGCCGACCGGATGATCATGGCCCAGGCGAAGGCCATGGTGCCGCAGTTCGAAGCCGAGGTGGCGGCGAGCGGCCGCTTCTTCGGGAGCCACAGCACGGCCCTGGGAGGCGACGATGCCCGTTGACCCGTCGATCGAGCCGATCCTGGCGCTCATCAACTCGCCGGGGATGCCCGCGCTCGGGGCCGGAACGCCGGAGGAGGCCCGGCGCAACTTCCGCGGTATCACCATCGACGTCCGGGACCCCTCGACGCTCGTTCCGGTGGCGTCGATCTCGGACGTGACCGTCGGGTCGCTTCCCGGGCGGGTGTACCGGCCGGACGGCGACGGTCCGGTGCCGACGGTCGTGTTCTTCCACGGTGGCGGGTTCGTGCTCGGCGACGTCGACACCCACGACGACCACGCGCGGTGGATCTGCCGTGAGGTCGGCGCGGTCGTGCTCAGCGTCGGCTACCGGTTGGCGCCGGAGTCACCGTGGCCGGGGCCGGTGGACGACGCGCTCTCGGCCGTGCGCTGGGCGTCGGAACACATCGACGCGCTGGGCGGGGACGCGTCCCGGATCGCGGTCGCCGGCGACAGCGCGGGCGGGAACCTGGCCGCGGTCGTCGCGCAGGACTGCCGGGACGCCGGTGGCCCGGCGATCGCCGCGCAGCTGCTCATCTACCCCGCGACCGACTTCGTCGAGGAGTTCCCGTCGCTGGCGCAGAACGCCCACGGCTACTTCCTGACCGGCACCGACATGGCGTGGTTCAGCGCGAACTACCTCCCGCCGACGGCCGAGAAGGCCGACCCCCGGCTCTCGCCGCTGCGCGGGCGCCTGGAGGGGCTGCCGCCCGCGGTGGTCGTCACCGCGGAGTTCGATCCGCTGCGCGACGCCGGCGAGGCGTACGCGACGGCGCTGGCCGCGGCCGGCGTACCGACCAGGGCGCACCGCTTCGACGGACTGATCCACGGGTTCTTCGGCCTGGCGGCCGCGTCCCCGGCCGCGGAGAAGGCGCTGCGTACCTCGTGCGCCTCGCTCCGCGAGCTGCTGGGGTGATGCTCACACCGGCGTGAGCTCGGGAGCGACGCGCTGGGTGGGGATGGTGACCGGGCCCGCGAGCGCCACCAGGACGTCCTCGCGGGTGGGGACGGCGTCGGCATCGGGACGCCAGCCCGACGCCCGCGTGGCCTGGACGACCGCCATCACGTCGGGGTCGTTGAGCACCGCCGAGGGCACGACGAGCAGGTTCTGCATCCGCGTGTACGCCGACCACACCAGCGGGTCGCGCTGGGCCGCCCGCGCGAGCTCGGCGTGCGTCGTCGACCCGGCGTCGAGCGCGGCGGAGTCGCGGAACCACGGCGCGATCTCCGCGCCGATCGCGGCGTCCATGGCGAGCGTGCGCGCGGTCGCGTCGGCCGGGGCGAGGCCCGGGTTGGCGTCGACGGCCTGCACGAGCCGCACCGCCGAGAGCATCGCCAGCGTGACGCCCCGGCCGTGCCCCGGCGACGTGGCGCACACCGCGTCGCCGACCGGCAGCAACCCGACGACGAGCGGTCTCCCGTCCTTGGTCAGCCGTTGGAGCCGGTTGTCGGCACTGGTCAGACGCGCGACCCGGGTCAGGCGCCGACTCGCGTCCGGATCGGTCCACTCCGCGAAGCCGGGGACGGCGGCGGCCGCCCGGTCGAACGCCCGGCCGTCGACGAGCGCGTCGAAGGCACGATCGTCGGCGGGCACCTCGAACGTCACCGCGAACACCCCGGCCTCGGCCGGCACCAGCCGGCTGGTGAAGCCCTCGTAGACCCCGCCGAGCACCGCGGGCGGTCCGGGTTCGCCGCCGCGCGTCTCGTAGAAGCGGGTGTGCGACGTGACCGCGCCCGGCGTCTCCTCGGCGGTCAGCGGTGGTCCGCCGGCCGCCAGCAGCCAACCGGGTACCGGCGAACGCCGGCCGGCCGCGTCCACGACGAGGTCGGCCGGGAGGAACTGCCCGCCGGCCAGCCGGACCGCGGTGACCCGCTGGTGCTCGCTCTTACCCAGCACCAGCCCCACCGCGGGCAGCCCGGAGAGCAGCGTGACGCCACGCTCGCCGAGGACCGCCCGGCGCAGCACCCACTCGAACACCGACCGCCGGGCCGCCAGCCCGACCAGCCGGGGGTCGTCCTCGACCGGACCGGTCAACGTGGAGGGTGCGTGCTGCGTCAGCCGGATCTCGGCGACCTCGGCGCGACGCAGCGCGGCCAGGACGTCGGGCGCCTCGGCCGCGAGCAGTTCCCGGCAGCGCGCCGGGAAGACGTGCGCGTGGGCTGCCTGCGGTGTGCTCGAACGCCACCACCAGCGGGCGTCGGCCAGGGCCGCGGGCGCCGCGATCGGCTCCTGCTCCACCACGACGACGCGGTGACCGCGCCGCCCCAGCAGGAGGGCCGCGGTGAGGCCACCGATACCGGCACCCACGACGACGACGTTGAGCGGGGTCCGCGTATCCGGAACGGGTGACCGGCGAACCGGGCCCGCCGATCGGGACTTCTGCCGTTTACGCACCTTGAACCAGGATCTCACTGCCACGCTGCGACCGGAACGCTTCCTGTATCGGACGAGTCGCCGGAGACGCTCGTCGCGGTGCCTACCCGACCGATCATCGCGCGCCGGGCCAAACCGACGGACTCGGCGACGTCGACGTCGGCGATCGCCGCCCCGGCCGCGGTGCCCGTCGTGGCGAGCACGTCGCCACTCGGGTCGACGACCTTGGCGCTCGCGACGAAGCGGACGTCACCGAACGAGCCGGACTGGTTCGCGGACAGCCAGAGCAGCTGGTTCTCCACGGCGCGGGCCCGGTCGAACAGGTCGAACCGCCGGGTCCACCGGTCGCGACCGAGGTCGGGCGAGTGGTTGCCGCTGCTCGCCGGCCAGGCCGAGAGGCAGACGCCGATCTCCGCGCCGTCGGCGGCGAGTGCTCGTGCGGCTTCGGGGAAGGCCTTGTCGTATCCGATCATCATCCCGATTCTGCCTACAGGAGTGTCGAAGGCACCAAACGGCTCACCCGTCACGTGGCGCCCCAGCACGCCGTCCCCGGTGACGCACACCGCACTGTTGTATCGAACCGCACCGCGCTCGCGGTAACCGGCGCACACCACCATGTCGCCGGCGAGGGCCGCGAGGCGGTGAATCTCGGGTCCGTCCGGGTCGAGTCCGGGCGGCGCGTCGCCGGAGTTCGCGGCATAACCCCCGAGGCAGGCGTCCGGCAGCGCCACCATCCGGACGCCACGCGCACGGCTCAACGCGAGGACGCGTCCGATTCGCGCGAAGCATTCCTCGAGGTCGCGGCCGAACGGCGCGGCCACCGCCGCGAATCGGGTGGTTCTCATCGCATCCCCCTGGTGGATCCGCTTTCGCCCCACCTAGTCCAGAGGTCGAGGATTAACTCACGATGACAACCGGAATAAACTCCTGTCGCCAGACCACCCCGAGCTGTGGGGGACAGCCTGTGACCACCACTCCGACCGCCAGGACCCCCGCACCACGGGGCCGGCCCCGCGACCCCGCGCTGGAGGACCGCGTCTTCCGCGCCGCGATCGACCTGTTCGGCCAGAAAGGCTGGGCGGGGTTCACGATCGACGGCGTCGCCCGCGCCGCCGGCGTCGGCAAGGCGTCGCTCTATCTGCGTTGGGAGAGCAAACAGCAACTGTTGTTCGACGCGCTGGCGGCCCGGGCATCGGTGGACGTCTCGATCGACACCGGCGACATCCGCTCCGACCTGCGCCATCTCGGCTCCCAGCTGCTCAACATGTTCTGGGCCGACGGCGGGGTCACGTACATGCGCCTGGTCGTCGAGGGTGCCGTGCACGAGGAGTTCGCCGAGCACCGCGACCGGCTGACGCACCCGACGATGCTGGCCGCCCGCCAGATCGTCCGGCGGGCGACGGCCCGGGGCGAACTGCCCGCCGGGACGTCACCCGCGCTGGTGCTCGACGCGATCCTCGGCGCGACCCTGGTGCACGTCGCGGTCACCCCCGCGGAGTTGCGTGACGTGGCGCGGGAGCAGAGCGAGAAGTACCTCGACCAGCTCGTCGACCTGGTGATCGCCGGGGCACGCGGGACGGCCGGTTAGCCGCGGGCGTCGCGCGGAGGGGCACCGTCCGGTTCCGGCGGGCCGTAGCGGCCGGCCCGTCCGTCCGCCGGGAGGAGTACTTGCGTGCAGCGACTCGTGGCCAGCAGGACATCGTCGGCGTCGTGCAGTTCGGCCGCGCAGAACACCACGCGACGCGTCCGCCGGATCACCTCGCCGGTGGCACGCAGCAGGCCGGGACGGGAGCTGCGCAGGAACTCCACCCGCAGGTCCGCGGTGAGGAAGGCCTGGTCGTTGTCGAGCACGGTCCAGCACGCGCCGCCCATCGCGGCGTCGAGCAGCGCGGTGACGAGCCCGCCCTGCACGATCGGCCCGCCCGCGGACGGGAAACAGTAGTCGGGCGTGGCGTCCCACTCGACCGTGCTGCTGCCGGGCTCCCAGCCGGACTGCCGGTAGCCGAGCGTCCGCCACAGGTGTGGGCCTTCGCCGTCCACGTCCGCCCAGAGGTCGGGGTCGGTGAACCGCTCCCCGGCGGTGATACCGCGCCCGGACACCAGCTGTTCGTCGGTCATCTATTCCTCCGTCGAGCGTAACGTCGCGGCGATCCGCGAGCCGAGGTCGAGCACGAACCGGTCCCAGCTCCGGCGCGGGTCGCGTCCGGTCAACTCACGCACCCGCCGTAGGCGGTACCGCAGACTCTGCGGGTGCAACCCCACCCGGGCCGCCGCGGTGGTCGCCGAGCCGGCGGCCAGGAACGCCTCGAGCCCCTCGCGGACGTGTTCCTGGCCCGGGTCGAGCAGCGCGCCCAGCAACCGGCGCGCGACGAGCCCCGGCGCTGCCGGTGGGCGCCCGGCCAGCACCGCGAGCGCGTAGCCGTCGGACTCGCCGAGCAGCGGGCCGCTCTCGTACGCGTCCGGTGGCGCGAGGTCGAGCGCGAGGACGGCCAGGCGGTAGGCGTCCACGAGCGTGTCCGGCCGGGGCGGGCGGATCGCGCATCCGCGGCCGTTCAGCTCGGTGAGCGCGGCGCGGATCGTGTCCTCGTCGCGCGCCGGGAACAGCAGCACGACCCGGCGCCCGTGCACGGTGACGAGCGCACCGGCACCCAGTGCCGCACCGAGTTCCTCGGCCGGCGGCACCCCGTCCGGCTCGACGACGAGCAGGCAGGCCGGGTTCGGCAGGGCGACGCCGAGGGCGCGGGAGCGGTCGGCGGCCGCACCGGGGTGCGCCTGGCGTCCGGCCAGCAGGTCGTCGAGGAATTCGCGCACCGCGCGGGCGCGGTCGGCGGTCAGCCGCTCCGCGGAGACGCTGTAGCCCTCGTAGATCGCCTCGCTCAGCTGATCGAAGCTGCTCAGCCAGAGCCGCGCGAACGCGATCGTGTCGGCCACCGTCAACGCGGGCTCGACCAGTTCGACGATCTGGTCGATCGCGGTGTTCGCGGCGACCCGGTAGGCCCGCAGCACGCTCGGCAGCGGCCGCCCGTCCGCGGCCCGCGCGGCCCCGATGCCGCGTACCCGGAGCAGGTCGTCCGGGCTCAGCTCGACCCGGTCCACCCACAGGTCGAGAACCCGGCGCAGCAACCAGAGCGCGATCGCGCGCACCTCGGCGAGCTGGCGGGCGTCCAGCGCCCGGTAGGCCGGGATCTCCGCGACGATCCGCTCGAGGACCAGGTCACCGATCTTGTCCTCGGCCGCGAGAACGGCGCCGCGAACACCCGCCCGTTCCATGTTGCCCACCCCAGCAGCTTTGGCACCGGGTGACAAGCAATTCTTATGCGGCCGCGGCCGGTGTCAGCACGGTCAGGTCGTCCACCAGCGTCGAGCACTCGGCGAGCAGGGTCCTGGGCACCCGGATCGTCTGCTGGTGGCCCGGGCGGCCCACCTGGCTACCCAGGTGCACGGCCAGCCAGTCGAGGACGACGACCAGGTGACCGCGCAGGTCGACGAGCAGGGAGTCCAGCTCGGCCAGCTCGTCGACGAGCACCGCGCGGCTCGTCCACCGACCGGGGTTGGTGGACGAGCCGGCGAGCCAGGCGCTGGCGCGCTGACCGGCGTCGGCGGCGCCCGTGACCGTACGGGTCTCGGGCGGGACCGCCGCCGTGATCCGGAGCAGGCTGTAGGCCGCGCGGGCGGTCAGCGCCTGCCGGGTCTCGTGCTGACGCAGCAGCTCGTCGAGGCTTTCGTAGGTGTTCGACACATTTGTTCAGTCGACCACCCACCCGGCCGCTGAAGGCCGGCACCCGACTCGCTACCTGATTACGCCTGGGGGTCCGCGGACTGGATGACCTCGAACTCGAGCAGGGACGAGCCGGACGCGACCGGGCGGGCCCGTTCACCGGAGTGCGCCTCCATGGCCGGGCCGTTCACCCACGCCTGGAAGTGCTCCTCGCTCTCCCACCGGGTGTAGACGAAGTAGCGGGTCTCGCCCTTCACCGGACGGAGCAGCTCGAACCCCAGGAAACCGGGTGAACCCTCGACCGCGCCGTGCCGTGCGCCGAAGCGCTTCTCCAGCTCGGGGCCTGCGCCCTCGGGAACCTCGATCGCGTTGATCTTCACGACAGCCATGTTCGGGAGCCTAACTCGGCGCCTCGGTCGGGCTCTTCTCGTCGGCCGGGACCGCGCGGGGAGCCGGGATCGCGTCGGCGGCCGGGACCACCGTCGCGGCCGGCTGCTCGCCCGGGAGCACAGCGGCACCGCCGCCGTGCTGACGGTCCAGCTCGATCTCCTCGGCGTCGCGGACGCGGGGTTCCGGACGCGTCGCGGCGAACGCCGCACACACGACCGCGACGAACGCGTAGCCCAGTGCGACCGGCCCGTTCATGTTCCAGCCGACTTCCGGCGCGTGGATCAGCCCGATGAACGAGAGCACGGCGCCGACCGCGGCCACGACCGTGGCCCCGACGAACTTCTTGTCGATCAGGAACACCACGAGCGCACCCAGGACCATCCCGGCGAGCACCGCGCCCTGGCCCAGCGTGTTCAGGCCGCCGTAGACGACGCCCGCGTTCGCCAGCGCGTCCTCGCCCACCGCGGCGGCCGACGTGCCCGCCGCGGCCAGCGCGTTGTCCATCTGCCCTGCCGCCCAGGACGCGATGTTCGGGATGAGCGCGGCCACGACCGCCGCCGCGTGCGCGCGTGGCGTCGCCTGGAACGCCTGGGCTCCGATCAGCAGCCCGATGTAGAGCAGGATCGGGACGATCGCCGCGGTCGGCAGGATCGCGCCGAGCAGCGAGAACATGCCCAGGAAGCACAGGATCGCGATGACGACGCCGGTCGCCAGCGAGTAACCGGCCCGGCCTCCCGCGGCCTTCCACCCCGGATGCCCGACGTACACGGCCGGCGGGAACGGCGAGCCGAGCGCGGCCCCGATCACCGCACCGGCGCCGTCTGCCAGCAGGACGCTGCGCAGGTTGTAGTGGTCACCGGCGGTGGCGGCGCTCTCGACGTTCGTCATGCCCTCGGTGAAGTTGTAGACGCCGAGCGGGATCGCGGTCGCGAGCAACGGCCCGACTTCACGCAGCCCGTCGAACAACGCTCCGAAGTGGAAGTTGGGGACCGCGAACGCGATGTCCTTCGCGGCGGCGCTCACGTCCGGGACGCTCATCGCGCCGCCGATCCAGCCGATGGCGGTGCCCAGCACCAGCGCGGCCAGGCCGATCGGGACGTTGCCGGGCAGCTTGAGGTCGGTGAACAAGCCGACGAGCAGCAGCGCGAACACCGGCAGCGCGATCCACGCCTGCGCCCACATCTGCCCGGCCGGCCGCATCGAGATGAACGTGATGCTGATCCCGGCCAGCGTGCCGAGCATCGCCGCGCGCGGCGTCCACCGGCGGATGTACGGACCGACGAACGCGCCGATCAGCACGATGATCCCGATGATGAACGCCCAGGCCAGGCCGGCCTCCCAGGCCCGGACCGGGTCCTTGGTCTCCAGGTAGATCGGCAGCATGATCAGGAACACCACGATGAACATGTGCGGGACGCTCGGCCCGTACGGCATCGCGGTGACGTCGCTGCGGTTCTCGCGCGCGGCCAGGCGCCGTGCGAGGTAGCTGTAGTACGCGTTGCCGACGACGAGCGCGATGCCCAGCGCCGGCAGGATCGAGCCGAAGACGTCGTCCTTGGGGATGTGCACGACGAGCAGGCACAGGCCCGACAGCGTCAGGACGTTGACCAGGACGTTGATGCCCAGGCCGAAGAACGCGTTGGTGTCGCCCCGGACCCAGAGCGGAAGGTCGGGGTTCGATCGCAGCTTGATCATCGTCATCTCCCCAGTGCGTCGAGCACGGCGGCGGACGGAGCGACCCAGCCGAAGATCCCGCCCTGGGCGGCGATCATGTCGAGGGCGACCCGGTGGAACTCGGGGAAGTACGAGCCGACGCAGTCGGCGAGGACCAGGCACTCGTAGCCCCGGTCGTTCGCCTCCCGGACCGTGGTGTGCACGCAGACCTCGGTGGTCACACCGGCCACGATCAGGCTGGTGATCTGCTGCTCCCGCAGGAGCTCGCCGAAGTTCGTGGCGTAGAACGCGCCCTTGCCGGGTTTGTCGACGACGGGCTCACCGGGGAGCGGCTTGAGCTCGTCGACGATGTCCTGCCCTTCCTCGCCGACGACGAGGATCCGCCCTTTCGGCCCCTCGTCGCCGATACGCAGCGTCGGGCTCCCGCGGTCGCGTTTGGCCGGGGGGAGGTCCGAGAGGTCGGGCCGGTGCCCCTCGCGCGTGTGGACGATCAGGATCCCGGCCGCGCGGAACGCGGCCAGGACGGCGGCGGTCGGCTCGATCGTCGAGCGCAGCAGGCCGACGTCGTTGCCGAGCGTCTCGCCGAAGCCGCCGGGCTCCATGAAATCGCGCTGCATGTCGATGACGACGAGCGCGGTGGTGGCCGGGTCGAAGGTGTACGGGTAGGGGCGAGCGTCCACGGTCAGAACCGCGGTGGTTGGCATACAGCCGATTGTCGGGCGAGTTCTTTCCGGAAACGCTCCTCGGTGTTACGTCTCGATGACGCCGGGTCAAGGGCTCAACTGACCCTCCGAACGGTCGACGCGTACAAACCGGAGGGTCATACCTGCCTGACCGGATCGGCAGACCCCCTCCGGGCCAGCACTGGACCTGGGCGCTACCGGCTGACGGGCGGCTCGCGCGGCCTTCTCATGGAAGGCGAGGAGTGTTCGCCCGCGAACGTTCCGGGCGTTCCCGCCACGATCACGGGCTCAGCAGCCGACCGCGACCCTGGTTGTGCACGCTTCCGACTACCGGGAAGGACCGGGACGATGACCATCTCGCTGGAGTTGCTGACCGACCGCCGCTGCCCCTTCGACCGCCCCGAGGGTGCGGCCTGCCCCGGTTCGAGCAGCTGCGTCGGACGCGCCACCTTCGTCGAGAACGACCCGGTTCCTCCGGCCGCGGTCTGACCCTCGCACCGCTCCGCTGTCGTGATGCGACAGTGCAGCTCAGCCGGTCGTTCGGCGGCAGTGTCGGCCTTCCGACTCCCCCGCCGGTACCAGCCACTTGTCCGGTTACGCCGCCCTGGGCCCCGTGATAACTTTCTCCGGATTCATGGTCCAGTCACAGGCGCCGGCCGCCGCCGATATCGACGCTCTTCTCTCACCCTCCGAGTGGAGGAACTCCCCATGCGTCTGCCTCGTCTCAGACTGACCGCCGCCGTTCTTGCTGTCGGCGTCTCGGCCCTCACGCTCGGTATCGCCACCCCCGCCGAGGCCCACAAGCACCCGACGCCGGTCGAGCTCATCTCCCCGGCGGTCGTCCGGATCATGACCTACGGCAAGGTCAGCATCTCGCTTATCGAACACAACTTCCGCGGTTCCACCGGCAACGACATCTCGCTCGTGCAGCGCTCCTACCAACCCCTGCTGGCCACCGGCAGCGGTTCGGTGGTCAACCCGAGCGGCACGATCGTCACGTCGCCGAGCATCACCGGCGTGGACCTGAAGCGGGCCGCGAACTTCGCGGTCAACAAGATCTTCAACGAGCGGTACGGCGACGGCGCTCCGATGCCGGCCGACCCCTACAGCAGAGCCAAACCGTCGGCCAACACCGACGACGTGGTCAGCAAGCGGCTGCAGCGCTGCTACTCGGGCAACACGACCGACGAGACCGGCGGCTGCGTGATCTTCACGCAGGCCGTGGTCACCGTCCAGCCGTTCGTCGCCGACCAGAGCAAGTTCGGTGACCTCCCGGCCGAGGTCGTGTACCCCACCGCGGGCAAGAAGTCCGACGTCGCGGTGCTGAAGGTCGGCGCGAGCAGCATGCCGTCCGTGGTCATGGGCTCGTCGGCCGACGAGGTCGAGGCGGTCAGCTCGCTCGGCTTCACCAACACCCCGTCGGACGAGAAGTCGCTGAAGCTCACCCAGGCCCACTTCACGAAGAAGGGCAGCGGCGTCGTCCGGCCGAACGACGACTACCTGGCGCAGCTGAAGACCGGTTTCGCCAGCGGCATGTCCGGCGGCCCGGTCGTCTCCGAGAAGGGCCAGGTCGTCGGGTTCCTCGCGCAGTCCGGCAACGACATCAAGCTGGTCGGGCCCGACGCGATCTCCGAGGCGCTGGCCGCCGTCGGCGTCGAGCCCGAGCGCGGCCCCACCGACCTCGTGTACGAGAACGCGCTGCACAACTACAACAACCAGCTCTACACCGCGGCCGCGCCGAACCTGACCCAGGTGCTCAAGCTCTACCCCGGTCACGGGCTGGCCACCGAGAAGCTGGCCACCGCCCAGCAGCGCAAGGGAACGTCGGCCGACAAGGGCACGAACGGCGCGACCGACACGTCCGGCTTCGGCAACACCGCCGACGGCGGCTCGAGCGACTCCGGCGGCTCCACGAACATCCTGCTCTGGGGTGGCCTGGCCGCGGTCGTCGTCCTCGCGGTGCTGCTCGGCGTCGTGCTGCTCCGCGGCCGCGGCAAGGGCACTCCGGTTCCCGACGGCTCGAGCCCCGACCCGAACCTCATGCCCGGCTACGGAGCCCCGTACCCCGGCCAGGCCGGTCCGCCCCCGGGCTGGGTCGATCCGCGGTACCAGCAGTACGCGGGGCAGCCGTATCCCGGTGTCCCCGCGTACAGCGAGACGCCGTTCCCGGGAGCACCCGACCCGAACTCCGAGGCGCAGACCGTGCTGCGGTACTCGCCGACGAACCCGCCGCCGGTCAGCGGCGTTCCGGCGGTGGCCGGGCCGTCGGTCCCGGGCGCGAGCAACCCGTCCGGCGCCACCGCGGTGATCGGCGGCCAGAGCGCCGAGGGCGCGGCCGCACAGCCCGGTTCGCTGGCCGGCGCGCTCGCCACCCACGGCGAGAGCGCCGCCGGCAGCTGCGACCAGTGCGGGCAGCCGCTCCAGCCGGGGCAGCAGTTCTGCGGATACTGCGGGAACCGGGTGCACTGACCGTGTCGAACCCAACCGGTGGTCAGCGATGAGTGATCCAGTCGAGTCCGCGCGCCTGGACGGCCTTCGCGCGGCGGGCTACGAGATCCACTCGCTCATCGGGCGCGGGGGGATGGCCTACGTCTACCGCGCTGAAGACACCCGTCTGGGTCGCATCGTCGCGGTGAAGGTGCTGGCGCCGGAACTCGCCCAGAACGACGAGTTCCGGCAGCGGTTCCTGCGCGAGTCACGCCTGGCGGCGTCGCTCGATCACCCGAACATCATTCCGATCTACGAGGCCGGCGAGGTCGACGGCCACCTCTACCTCGCGATGCGGTTCGTGGAGGGCGCCGACCTCAAGGTCGTGCTGAAGCGGCGGGGCACGCTGACCGTCGAAGAGGCGATGACGCTGTTCGGCCAGGTCGGCGCCGCGCTCGACGCCGCCCACCAGGCCGGGCTCGTGCACCGGGACGTCAAACCCGCGAACATCCTGGTGTCCGCGGCCACCACGCCGGCCGGGCGCGACCACGTCTACCTGAGCGACTTCGGCCTCACCAAGCGGGCCTCGTCGCTGACCGGCGTCACCGCCACCGGCATCGTCGTCGGCACGATGGACTACGTCGCGCCGGAGCAGATCGGCGGGAAGCCGGTCGACGCGCGCACCGACGTGTACGCACTCGGCTGCGTGGTCTACCAGGCGCTGACCGGCAAGGTGCCGTTCATCCGCGACGACGACGCCGCGCTGCTCTGGGCGCACCTGATGGAGATGCCGACGCCGGTCAGCTCCGTGCGTCCGGAGATCCCGGTCGAGGCCGACCAGGTGATCGCCACCGCGATGGCCAAGGG contains:
- a CDS encoding S1 family peptidase, with product MRLPRLRLTAAVLAVGVSALTLGIATPAEAHKHPTPVELISPAVVRIMTYGKVSISLIEHNFRGSTGNDISLVQRSYQPLLATGSGSVVNPSGTIVTSPSITGVDLKRAANFAVNKIFNERYGDGAPMPADPYSRAKPSANTDDVVSKRLQRCYSGNTTDETGGCVIFTQAVVTVQPFVADQSKFGDLPAEVVYPTAGKKSDVAVLKVGASSMPSVVMGSSADEVEAVSSLGFTNTPSDEKSLKLTQAHFTKKGSGVVRPNDDYLAQLKTGFASGMSGGPVVSEKGQVVGFLAQSGNDIKLVGPDAISEALAAVGVEPERGPTDLVYENALHNYNNQLYTAAAPNLTQVLKLYPGHGLATEKLATAQQRKGTSADKGTNGATDTSGFGNTADGGSSDSGGSTNILLWGGLAAVVVLAVLLGVVLLRGRGKGTPVPDGSSPDPNLMPGYGAPYPGQAGPPPGWVDPRYQQYAGQPYPGVPAYSETPFPGAPDPNSEAQTVLRYSPTNPPPVSGVPAVAGPSVPGASNPSGATAVIGGQSAEGAAAQPGSLAGALATHGESAAGSCDQCGQPLQPGQQFCGYCGNRVH